One part of the Sus scrofa isolate TJ Tabasco breed Duroc chromosome 8, Sscrofa11.1, whole genome shotgun sequence genome encodes these proteins:
- the LOC100513671 gene encoding transmembrane protease serine 11B-like protein encodes MYRPVAPSRTSLPLWMIALIVFGVLAVLGITIGLLVHFLAVENTTYYYMGSFNVLDIPYNRNYERETSPENNYLSKILETKMTDAFQSSSIYRQYINSQVITLVPNDNSVTAHIWLVFKAHRSVKEDTRRRIENILRQMLRNHSGSLTTDPDSLRLHEISKVHAEKIINNRCGRRPRMSATYDRIKGGSTAQEGEWPWQASLKKNGRHYCGASLISERYLVTAAHCFQKTKDPRNYTVSFGTKVSPPYMQHYIQQIIIHEDYVRGEHHDDIAVIMLTEKVLFKKDVHPVCLPEATQIFPPGEGVVVTGWGALAHNGEYPLLLQKAPVKIIDTNTCNAEEAYNGMVKDTMLCAGYLEGNIDACQGDSGGPLVHPNSRNIWYLVGIVSWGEECGEVNKPGVYIRVTSFRHWIASKTGV; translated from the exons ATGTATAG ACCCGTCGCACCTTCCCGCACATCTCTGCCGCTGTGGATGATCGCCCTCATTGTGTTTGGAGTATTGGCAGTTCTGGGAATAACTATTGGTCTCCTGGTTCATTTTCTGGCAGTAG AAAACACGACCTACTATTACATGGGTAGTTTTAATGTGCTGGATATTCCATATAATAGAAATTATGAAAGGGAGACATCACCAGAAAATAACTATCTTAGCAAAATTCTTGAGACTAAG ATGACTGATGCATTTCAGAGTTCTAGCATTTATAGACAATATATCAATTCCCAAGTCATCACACTAGT TCCTAATGACAACAGTGTGACAGCACATATATGGCTGGTATTCAAGGCTCATAGATCAGTGAAAGAAGACACAAGAAGAAGAATTGAAAATATCTTACGTCAAATGCTGAGGAACCACTCAGGATCCTTGACTACAGATCCTGATTCTCTCAGACTCCATG aaATCAGTAAGGTTCATGCTGAAAAGATTATCAACAACC GCTGTGGGAGGCGACCAAGGATGTCAGCCACCTATGACAGAATCAAGGGGGGTTCCACTGCTCAGGAAGGAGAGTGGCCGTGGCAAGCAAGTCTCAAAAAGAATGGCCGACACTACTGTGGGGCATCTTTGATCAGTGAAAGATACCTGGTGACTGCAGCTCACTGCTTTCAAAA GACAAAAGATCCAAGAAACTATACTGTCAGCTTTGGCACCAAAGTAAGCCCTCCCTATATGCAACATTATATTCAACAAATTATTATTCATGAAGACTACGTCAGGGGTGAACATCACGATGATATTGCAGTTATAATGCTTactgaaaaagttttatttaagaagGATGTACATCCAGTTTGTCTTCCTGAAGCCACACAGATTTTTCCACCAGGTGAAGGTGTTGTCGTCACAGGATGGGGAGCACTTGCACACAATG GTGAATACCCACTGCTACTTCAGAAAGCACCTGTGAAGATTATTGATACGAACACCTGCAATGCTGAAGAAGCATATAATGGTATGGTCAAAGACACAATGCTATGTGCTGGGTACCTAGAAGGAAATATCGATGCCTGCCAG ggTGACTCTGGAGGACCACTAGTTCATCCCAATTCTCGAAATATTTGGTACCTTGTTGGCATAGTGAGCTGGGGAGAAGAATGTGGTGAAGTCAATAAGCCGGGCGTCTATATACGAGTGACCTCCTTCCGCCACTGGATTGCCTCTAAGACTGGTGTCTAA